Proteins from one Candidatus Desulfovibrio trichonymphae genomic window:
- the coaBC gene encoding bifunctional phosphopantothenoylcysteine decarboxylase/phosphopantothenate--cysteine ligase CoaBC, whose translation MTPIDTTFNASTRFVNHRLHLGVCGSVACYKAADLLRAWHKLGIHVSVTLTAAAQRFVAPLLFESLGAMPVYQGMFSPGDNIFAHLEPGQSAEAYVIAPASADALSRLVHGAASDMLSAQALAFDKTLIIAPAMNPRMWAHRATRANAALLQERGIVIIEPACGDTACGNEGQGRLADLSDIFLAVLRALAPQDMAGRKVLVTLGPTREPWDGARFWSNPSSGRMGTAMAVCAWLRGAEVTAVCGPGEAIWLPPGIVRINVGSAREMFAAARDSWPQMDMGMFVAAVADFFPKSLGPDKFKKSETPQGFSIEFCPNPDILQTLAAHRRPDQKLLGFAAESTPDMESLLPLTREKRLRKNADLLAANRINAQGSGFGSHTNRMAVIDAHGHEVIWPEQSKADVAWDLCSWLLRI comes from the coding sequence ATGACCCCCATTGACACTACCTTTAATGCAAGCACACGCTTTGTCAATCACCGCCTGCACCTCGGCGTGTGCGGTTCAGTCGCCTGCTATAAAGCTGCTGATCTATTGCGGGCCTGGCACAAGCTCGGCATCCACGTGTCCGTCACGCTGACAGCGGCAGCGCAACGTTTTGTCGCGCCGCTGCTCTTTGAATCGCTCGGGGCAATGCCGGTATATCAGGGCATGTTCTCGCCCGGCGACAATATTTTCGCTCATCTTGAGCCGGGTCAAAGCGCCGAAGCGTATGTTATTGCTCCCGCCTCGGCGGACGCGCTCTCAAGGCTCGTCCACGGCGCGGCCTCAGACATGCTCTCCGCCCAGGCTCTTGCGTTTGACAAAACACTCATCATAGCACCGGCCATGAACCCGCGCATGTGGGCGCACAGGGCAACGCGCGCCAATGCCGCCCTGCTGCAGGAACGCGGCATCGTAATTATTGAACCGGCCTGCGGCGATACGGCCTGCGGCAATGAAGGACAGGGCAGACTCGCTGATCTGTCGGATATTTTTCTGGCCGTACTGCGCGCTCTGGCTCCGCAGGACATGGCCGGACGCAAGGTGCTGGTCACGCTGGGCCCCACCCGCGAACCTTGGGACGGCGCACGCTTCTGGTCAAATCCGTCAAGCGGACGCATGGGCACGGCAATGGCCGTTTGCGCATGGCTGCGCGGCGCGGAGGTGACGGCCGTCTGCGGGCCGGGAGAAGCGATATGGCTGCCGCCGGGCATTGTCAGAATCAACGTCGGCAGCGCAAGAGAAATGTTCGCAGCAGCGCGGGACAGCTGGCCGCAGATGGACATGGGCATGTTTGTGGCGGCAGTGGCCGACTTTTTTCCAAAATCCCTCGGCCCGGACAAATTCAAAAAATCGGAAACGCCGCAAGGCTTCAGCATTGAATTTTGCCCCAATCCGGATATTCTGCAAACACTCGCCGCCCATCGCCGGCCGGATCAAAAACTGCTTGGATTCGCTGCGGAAAGCACGCCGGATATGGAAAGCCTGCTGCCGCTCACGCGGGAAAAACGCCTGCGCAAAAATGCAGATCTGCTGGCCGCCAACCGCATCAACGCGCAGGGCAGCGGCTTTGGTTCGCACACCAACAGAATGGCCGTTATTGACGCGCATGGCCATGAGGTCATCTGGCCTGAACAAAGCAAGGCCGACGTGGCCTGGGATTTGTGCTCATGGCTTTTGCGGATATAA